The Miscanthus floridulus cultivar M001 chromosome 7, ASM1932011v1, whole genome shotgun sequence genome includes a region encoding these proteins:
- the LOC136462917 gene encoding chromatin-remodeling ATPase INO80-like isoform X3 produces MAAAGHAVVPKFGPWDAENIGYTVFFEKVRNNKAPPAPAPKPSAGGNGGYDFDPYEHYESLSRKVPSRPPSSHGHAQPAAAARAPAPVVAGAGYDLDPYEHYDSLSSRNVPSRPPGSHGHAPAAGYDYDFDPYEHYENLSARNVPSRPPSSHGHAPQPHPGHGYHRRTGSNGSNAASKASSRGSKFSPPRPYQPRYISNDNNNVSFPPQPQGGGHGAQYHHNHHHHHGAPRAASASPSPSPPRHHHPAPPLLPRRPKPSAVPRFGVWDEQNAAMAAQGFTVQFEKVKRHREEASRTAPAPPSVQPPTKLLAPDHAAAAPRARRHGKRKAERSFMSRMYRCLFPRVRE; encoded by the exons ATGGCTGCT GCCGGGCACGCCGTGGTGCCCAAGTTCGGCCCCTGGGACGCCGAGAACATCGGCTACACCGTCTTCTTCGAGAAGGTGCGAAACAACAAGGCCCCGCCGGCGCCCGCTCCCAAGCCTTCTGCCGGCGGCAACGGAGGCTACGACTTCGATCCGTACGAGCACTACGAGAGCCTCAGCAGGAAGGTGCCGTCACGCCCGCCGAGCTCGCACGGCCACGCCCAGCCCGCCGCCGCAGCCAGGGCGCCGGCGCCGGTAGTGGCCGGTGCCGGCTACGACTTGGACCCGTACGAGCACTACGACAGCCTCAGCAGCAGGAACGTGCCCTCCCGCCCGCCAGGCTCGCACGGCCACGCGCCTGCTGCCGGCTACGACTACGACTTCGACCCCTACGAGCACTACGAGAATCTCAGCGCCAGGAACGTTCCTTCCCGGCCGCCGAGCTCGCACGGCCACGCGCCGCAGCCGCACCCCGGGCACGGGTACCACCGCCGGACCGGGAGCAACGGCAGCAATGCCGCGTCCAAGGCCAGCAGCCGCGGCAGCAAGTTCTCGCCGCCAAGGCCGTACCAGCCCAGGTACATCAGCAACGATAACAACAACGTCAGCTTCCCGCCACAGCCGcaaggcggcggccatggcgcccaATACCACCacaatcaccaccaccaccacggtgCGCCGAGGGCAGCTTccgcctcgccgtcgccgtcgccgccgcgccacCACCACCCGGCCCCGCCGCTGCTGCCGCGGCGCCCTAAGCCGTCGGCCGTGCCGAGGTTCGGCGTCTGGGACGAGCAGAACGCGGCGATGGCGGCGCAGGGCTTCACGGTGCAGTTCGAGAAGGTGAAGCGCCACCGGGAGGAGGCCAGCAGGACCGCCCCCGCGCCGCCGTCCGTGCAGCCGCCAACGAAGCTGCTGGCGCCTGACCACGCGGCGGCGGCACCACGCGCGCGGCGACACGGGAAGAGGAAGGCCGAGAGGTCCTTCATGTCCAGGATGTACAGGTGCCTGTTCCCAAGGGTCAGAGAGTGA
- the LOC136462917 gene encoding protein transport protein sec31-like isoform X1 translates to MAANDGIGIALGRTVAPAGIGMAAWARVLMPSISLLLLHACLLLHDVAGHAVVPKFGPWDAENIGYTVFFEKVRNNKAPPAPAPKPSAGGNGGYDFDPYEHYESLSRKVPSRPPSSHGHAQPAAAARAPAPVVAGAGYDLDPYEHYDSLSSRNVPSRPPGSHGHAPAAGYDYDFDPYEHYENLSARNVPSRPPSSHGHAPQPHPGHGYHRRTGSNGSNAASKASSRGSKFSPPRPYQPRYISNDNNNVSFPPQPQGGGHGAQYHHNHHHHHGAPRAASASPSPSPPRHHHPAPPLLPRRPKPSAVPRFGVWDEQNAAMAAQGFTVQFEKVKRHREEASRTAPAPPSVQPPTKLLAPDHAAAAPRARRHGKRKAERSFMSRMYRCLFPRVRE, encoded by the exons ATGGCTGCT AATGATGGCATTGGCATAGCACTGGGACGGACGGTTGCTCCGGCTGGCATCGGCATGGCAGCATGGGCACGCGTGTTAATGCCGTCTATTTCATTACTACTACTCCATGCATGCCTGCTGCTGCATGATGTC GCCGGGCACGCCGTGGTGCCCAAGTTCGGCCCCTGGGACGCCGAGAACATCGGCTACACCGTCTTCTTCGAGAAGGTGCGAAACAACAAGGCCCCGCCGGCGCCCGCTCCCAAGCCTTCTGCCGGCGGCAACGGAGGCTACGACTTCGATCCGTACGAGCACTACGAGAGCCTCAGCAGGAAGGTGCCGTCACGCCCGCCGAGCTCGCACGGCCACGCCCAGCCCGCCGCCGCAGCCAGGGCGCCGGCGCCGGTAGTGGCCGGTGCCGGCTACGACTTGGACCCGTACGAGCACTACGACAGCCTCAGCAGCAGGAACGTGCCCTCCCGCCCGCCAGGCTCGCACGGCCACGCGCCTGCTGCCGGCTACGACTACGACTTCGACCCCTACGAGCACTACGAGAATCTCAGCGCCAGGAACGTTCCTTCCCGGCCGCCGAGCTCGCACGGCCACGCGCCGCAGCCGCACCCCGGGCACGGGTACCACCGCCGGACCGGGAGCAACGGCAGCAATGCCGCGTCCAAGGCCAGCAGCCGCGGCAGCAAGTTCTCGCCGCCAAGGCCGTACCAGCCCAGGTACATCAGCAACGATAACAACAACGTCAGCTTCCCGCCACAGCCGcaaggcggcggccatggcgcccaATACCACCacaatcaccaccaccaccacggtgCGCCGAGGGCAGCTTccgcctcgccgtcgccgtcgccgccgcgccacCACCACCCGGCCCCGCCGCTGCTGCCGCGGCGCCCTAAGCCGTCGGCCGTGCCGAGGTTCGGCGTCTGGGACGAGCAGAACGCGGCGATGGCGGCGCAGGGCTTCACGGTGCAGTTCGAGAAGGTGAAGCGCCACCGGGAGGAGGCCAGCAGGACCGCCCCCGCGCCGCCGTCCGTGCAGCCGCCAACGAAGCTGCTGGCGCCTGACCACGCGGCGGCGGCACCACGCGCGCGGCGACACGGGAAGAGGAAGGCCGAGAGGTCCTTCATGTCCAGGATGTACAGGTGCCTGTTCCCAAGGGTCAGAGAGTGA
- the LOC136462917 gene encoding protein transport protein sec31-like isoform X2, whose amino-acid sequence MLLMMIATLCIHHPCEAGHAVVPKFGPWDAENIGYTVFFEKVRNNKAPPAPAPKPSAGGNGGYDFDPYEHYESLSRKVPSRPPSSHGHAQPAAAARAPAPVVAGAGYDLDPYEHYDSLSSRNVPSRPPGSHGHAPAAGYDYDFDPYEHYENLSARNVPSRPPSSHGHAPQPHPGHGYHRRTGSNGSNAASKASSRGSKFSPPRPYQPRYISNDNNNVSFPPQPQGGGHGAQYHHNHHHHHGAPRAASASPSPSPPRHHHPAPPLLPRRPKPSAVPRFGVWDEQNAAMAAQGFTVQFEKVKRHREEASRTAPAPPSVQPPTKLLAPDHAAAAPRARRHGKRKAERSFMSRMYRCLFPRVRE is encoded by the exons ATGTTGCTGATGATGATTGCCACCTTATGCATCCATCATCCATGCGAG GCCGGGCACGCCGTGGTGCCCAAGTTCGGCCCCTGGGACGCCGAGAACATCGGCTACACCGTCTTCTTCGAGAAGGTGCGAAACAACAAGGCCCCGCCGGCGCCCGCTCCCAAGCCTTCTGCCGGCGGCAACGGAGGCTACGACTTCGATCCGTACGAGCACTACGAGAGCCTCAGCAGGAAGGTGCCGTCACGCCCGCCGAGCTCGCACGGCCACGCCCAGCCCGCCGCCGCAGCCAGGGCGCCGGCGCCGGTAGTGGCCGGTGCCGGCTACGACTTGGACCCGTACGAGCACTACGACAGCCTCAGCAGCAGGAACGTGCCCTCCCGCCCGCCAGGCTCGCACGGCCACGCGCCTGCTGCCGGCTACGACTACGACTTCGACCCCTACGAGCACTACGAGAATCTCAGCGCCAGGAACGTTCCTTCCCGGCCGCCGAGCTCGCACGGCCACGCGCCGCAGCCGCACCCCGGGCACGGGTACCACCGCCGGACCGGGAGCAACGGCAGCAATGCCGCGTCCAAGGCCAGCAGCCGCGGCAGCAAGTTCTCGCCGCCAAGGCCGTACCAGCCCAGGTACATCAGCAACGATAACAACAACGTCAGCTTCCCGCCACAGCCGcaaggcggcggccatggcgcccaATACCACCacaatcaccaccaccaccacggtgCGCCGAGGGCAGCTTccgcctcgccgtcgccgtcgccgccgcgccacCACCACCCGGCCCCGCCGCTGCTGCCGCGGCGCCCTAAGCCGTCGGCCGTGCCGAGGTTCGGCGTCTGGGACGAGCAGAACGCGGCGATGGCGGCGCAGGGCTTCACGGTGCAGTTCGAGAAGGTGAAGCGCCACCGGGAGGAGGCCAGCAGGACCGCCCCCGCGCCGCCGTCCGTGCAGCCGCCAACGAAGCTGCTGGCGCCTGACCACGCGGCGGCGGCACCACGCGCGCGGCGACACGGGAAGAGGAAGGCCGAGAGGTCCTTCATGTCCAGGATGTACAGGTGCCTGTTCCCAAGGGTCAGAGAGTGA